Proteins encoded in a region of the Candidatus Rokuibacteriota bacterium genome:
- a CDS encoding DUF1285 domain-containing protein: protein MPRRPARAPPASGIPAGYNPDGMREYHYLVDREGRVFHDGTEIVDAAVLGLFLRAMRRSDDGRYLVVCQGEKNWFAPHDTPFVVQRLGVSAEAGRARCVELRFAGGYTEPLEPATLETEGDHLYCRVRQGAFRARFGRVALQQLAPLLADDGTGPALLLDGRRHPIRDLGRATPP, encoded by the coding sequence ATGCCGCGCCGTCCGGCCCGCGCGCCGCCGGCCAGCGGGATCCCTGCGGGGTACAATCCAGACGGGATGCGGGAGTATCACTACCTCGTCGACCGGGAAGGACGCGTGTTCCACGATGGCACCGAGATCGTCGATGCTGCGGTGCTGGGGTTGTTCCTGCGCGCGATGCGGCGCAGCGACGACGGGCGATATCTCGTCGTGTGCCAGGGGGAAAAGAACTGGTTCGCGCCTCACGACACGCCCTTCGTGGTGCAGCGACTGGGAGTGAGCGCGGAGGCCGGGCGGGCGCGGTGCGTGGAACTGCGGTTCGCGGGCGGCTACACGGAGCCCCTCGAACCGGCCACTCTCGAGACCGAGGGGGACCATCTCTACTGCCGGGTCCGCCAGGGCGCCTTCCGAGCCCGCTTCGGCCGCGTCGCGCTACAGCAGCTCGCCCCGCTCCTGGCCGACGATGGGACCGGACCGGCGCTGCTCCTCGACGGGCGCCGCCATCCCATCCGGGACCTGGGCCGCGCGACGCCGCCCTGA